The sequence ACAGATCGACGAAGCAAGCCAGGTAAAGGGCCACGAAATCGAGCACCCAAACCAGCAACGAGTTGATCCAGAACGTAGCGATCGGGGTGAGCACTTCGTGCCCGTGCCCGATCATGTTATTGACCCAAAGTCGAAAACGGTCACCAGCATGCTCTTCATACTGGTGCAGCATGTAAATCGGTATCTGGAGATAGACCAGGCCCAACGGAACGCCGGCATACCGAAACACAAACGGTGCGAGCGCGGCCAGGAATGCTGCCGCGAACAACGCGGCGTAGGGCCACTGCCATTTACCCACCAGCCAATTCAGAGTTCGCCCGGCCATCTCAATCTTCCTCGCACTCGATGCAACATGCCGCAGCGATTGCCGCGTTCGGACAAGTCTAGGGCGCCGAACTGCTAGGCGTCGTTGAAAAAGACGGAAGATTCGGCGCAGCCCAACCGAGGGGACAAGCCCCTCGGCTCGCTAGACCGTCACGGGTGCCGGGGTAGCAGGCTCGAACGCCGATTCCGCATCGCGGAGGCAGGCCTTGATTTGCCGCACGGCCTGACGGAGCCGCTCTTCGTTCTCGACGAGCGACATCCGCAGATAACCCTCGCCGGCTGGGCCGAAGCCACTGCCAGGGCTCACGGCGACGTTGCCCTTTTCAAGAAGCATCATGGCAAAGTCCATGGTGCTCATCCGCGAACGCCAGGGCTCGGGGATTTTCTGCCAGACGAACATACCGGCCTTGGGCGGTTTGACTTCCCAACCCAAACGGGCGAGCGACTCACACAGCGCATTGCGGCGACTCTGATAGATGAGCGATTGCTCTTCGACGGCCGCGTCAGTGTGTCGGAGCGCAAGGATTGCCGCGATCTGTATCGCCTGGAACATGCCGTAGTCGTAGTAACCCTTGATCGTCGCCAGGGCGGCAATCATCTCGGGATTGCCGGCGCAAAAGCCGACCCGCCAGCCGGCCATGTTGTAGCCCTTGCTCATGGTGGTGAACTCGACACCCACCTCGGCGGCCCCCGGCGAGGCGAGAAAGCTGGGCGGCTTGTAACCGTCGAAGGCCACGTCGGCGTAAGCAAAGTCGCTGATCACCGCGAAATGGTATTTCTTGGCGAGCTTTACGACTTCATCGAAAAACGATTGCTCGACAACCACGCTCGAAGGATTGTGTGGATAGTTGAGAATCAGCAACTTCGGCCGGGGGTAGAGCGTCTCGCAAGTGTAGGCGATGTCGGCGAGGAACTTCTCGCTGTTGGCCACTTCGAGCGCGATCACATTGCCCGAAGCAAGCGCCACCGAATAGACGTGAATCGGAAAGAACGGCGCGGGGACAATGGCCGTGTCGCCCGGGCCCATCATCGCCAGGCACATGTGGCTGAAACCTTCTTTCGAGCCCAGGCAGACGATGATTTCCTTATCGGGATCGAGCCGCACGCCGTACTTTTTGTGGTACTTGGCGGCCACTTCGCGGCGGAGATTGATGATGCCGTTGGACTTGCTGTAGCCGTGGTTATCGGGGTCATGAGCCGCTTCGGCCAGCTTCTCGATCACCAGGTCCTGGGGCGGATCCGAGGGGTTGCCCATGCCCAAATCAATCACGTCGTCGCCGTTACGACGCTTGTTGTAGAGCATGGTGTTGATCCGCCCAAACAAATAGGGCGGCAACCGCTTCACGCGGTCGGCGACTTCAATGCGAAACGGCTGGCTCGATGCAGAATCAGTAGACATAACGGGATTCCGGAGAACGAGAATTCTTCCATCTGGACCGAATATACCCGATTCTGGTTCGGCGCGCAACGGTTCGATATTTAGCCCCGCCGCTTGCGGCGGGTTCAAGAGCACGGAAAGGGTTTCGCAGCCGCTAAGCCGCAAGCGGCATTACCGCGTGACACCACCTGTGGGCTGAACCGCGGGATCCTGCACCACGCCATTTTTCTTGTCGGCAGTCCGCTCGGGTGGGGCTTGTGAGGTGCCGGCAAGATAGTTGTCGATCCGTGACCCTTCGCGAATCGATTCAAACTTCTCGCTCATAGCGATCCGCAGCTTCTTCTCGTAGATGTCGCGGGTAAGGATTTCGCGCACTTCCGCTTCGTCGACCTTCACCGGCTCGGTGCGGCCTTCACAGCGCAGAATCAAAAACTTGTCGCGGACCTGGATGATGCCCGACAGCTCACCTGGTTGAAGCTTGTAGGCAGCTTCTTCGAGCTGAGGCTGACCGCTGTAGCGCTGGATGGGTGGAACTTCGCCACGGAGATTCTTGCTCGTGGGCTCGATCGAATACTCTTCGGCCAGGTCGCCGAAGTATTCAATCGAGGGATTGCGGCGGGCTTTGTCCCAAACTTCCTGGGCGCGACGCATCGTGCCTAGCACAATCGCCCGGCAGCGAACGCGCTCACCGTAGTTGGCCTCGAATCCTTTGCGAATGTCATCGTCGTTCACTTGGACGGTCGGCGCTGTGAGCTTCTTCAGGGCCGTGGAAGGCCAGACCGAGTCCTGCATGTACCGGGCCTGTTCGATGCCCTGCTCTTTAGTGATCATGCCGATCCATTTAGGAATATCGGCGTTGCCTTTCTCGTCGACGATGCCCGCCAATTCCGCAGCGTGGCGCACTTCGGCCTGCAGATCGGCCTCGGTGATCGTGACATTCGCCTTTGCAACGGCCTGCTCGAGCAAAAGCTGCGAGATCTCGGTTTCGAGAACCTCTTCACCGTGCCGCAAGAGGCACTCGTCGCCCAACT is a genomic window of Pirellulales bacterium containing:
- a CDS encoding aminotransferase class I/II-fold pyridoxal phosphate-dependent enzyme, whose translation is MSTDSASSQPFRIEVADRVKRLPPYLFGRINTMLYNKRRNGDDVIDLGMGNPSDPPQDLVIEKLAEAAHDPDNHGYSKSNGIINLRREVAAKYHKKYGVRLDPDKEIIVCLGSKEGFSHMCLAMMGPGDTAIVPAPFFPIHVYSVALASGNVIALEVANSEKFLADIAYTCETLYPRPKLLILNYPHNPSSVVVEQSFFDEVVKLAKKYHFAVISDFAYADVAFDGYKPPSFLASPGAAEVGVEFTTMSKGYNMAGWRVGFCAGNPEMIAALATIKGYYDYGMFQAIQIAAILALRHTDAAVEEQSLIYQSRRNALCESLARLGWEVKPPKAGMFVWQKIPEPWRSRMSTMDFAMMLLEKGNVAVSPGSGFGPAGEGYLRMSLVENEERLRQAVRQIKACLRDAESAFEPATPAPVTV
- a CDS encoding peptidylprolyl isomerase, with product VNARLIAVSDQNLANELHAKLQADPSLFARLAIEHSIDINSASVGGLIQPIRRHIGDQGIEQAAFALQPGQISQILPVAGQFVILKCESHNPPREVNRAEVEKQLVEKITDEKLREESHKLFGELQKVATVVNVYNNPELRQTMPGVVATVNGDRITMKELGDECLLRHGEEVLETEISQLLLEQAVAKANVTITEADLQAEVRHAAELAGIVDEKGNADIPKWIGMITKEQGIEQARYMQDSVWPSTALKKLTAPTVQVNDDDIRKGFEANYGERVRCRAIVLGTMRRAQEVWDKARRNPSIEYFGDLAEEYSIEPTSKNLRGEVPPIQRYSGQPQLEEAAYKLQPGELSGIIQVRDKFLILRCEGRTEPVKVDEAEVREILTRDIYEKKLRIAMSEKFESIREGSRIDNYLAGTSQAPPERTADKKNGVVQDPAVQPTGGVTR